The Octopus sinensis linkage group LG18, ASM634580v1, whole genome shotgun sequence genome segment AAGGTTGGTGCGGGTCGTGGACGTACTTGTGggggaagcgcaaacgtgcgccatTCCGGGCAGGccgatccacgacaatctccatcTTATATATTTAGACCAGTATAAcgcatttgatagggtcgaccattaGTACTTAGCAGCGATCATCGAGAAGGCTGGCTTGGGCCCAACCTTCTACAGTTGGATTGCTGCGTTGTACAGCGACATCGAGTCTGTTGTGAAAGTAAATGGTTTGTACGTCCTGGTTTGTCCACTCGTTGTAACGCCTTGATGgcgaaatttatttaaataatgtagCTTGcgtaccagccacatagttccgaattggtcccattgcgtagcaccttgtgcaagtgtcttctactatagcctcgggccgaccgaagacttttgagtggatatagtagacggaaactgaaagaagcctctcgtaaatatatatacatacatatatatatacacacatacatatatatatatatatatatatatatatatataagagatgatggtgttattgagacccaaaggtgttaggtaatgctgaataagtgctatagagagaccatagttaagttccagattcggtaatattgcgaataaagggttcaacgttggttctatgtcagagtgtgtatataagaatttttgcgtaataagataaaaaaccaaggctgtatagatattagagcatttatagatagaaggtcttacagctgtttctaggatatcaattaataatatcccttcatcagaggaagggatattattaattaatatcctagatacagctgtaagaccttctatctataaatgctataatatctatacagctttggtttttttatcttattacgcaaaaacattatatatatatatatatatatatatatcagggtatgcatatatatacacatatgtcaggtcactttcgaatgctactggtaacatgtaacccagtacaacctattgcatggtcgggtcgtcggcgactaaaccggcaaacccaccaagcttgcttcgtgaggagggtgtttattggacaccctgcgggatgaaaaacaaaacccgtcaaagggcggaggaactcttgagagtcaacggccatccaataaatgtcttaaggctgtatcatgcgcggggacataatcggactgaatacccgatcgcgcggttaaaccattgggagtgaaggacttctaagagaaggtaactcaggtaactgggatactccgatataaaacctgcggctcagtggttaccaatgatgttgacgtgttcttcttttcggattatggctgctgttgcttagtgagtgagattgactcagtgcacagcctttcctcactttaaaaaaaaaatcttcttgcacaggcattgcacgataacaacattgattaagcttcgagcaatggtcatactcgataacgagggggcagccaccatatatatacacatatgtgtgtttattatagcCAAAAAAGGGTATAGGAACAACAAAGTGGACCTATTCCACTACGTGGtacgtatttcgcctgccaccgCAACGGAAACCAGATTGGCTAGACGCTTATCATTGAGTTTAGTGATATCTACTTAactgtgcgtgtgaatgtgtgtgtatgtgtgtgcgtgcgcgcgtgtgcagaAGACGACAAGTGTGGGTACAGAAGTATCTATATGTGTACTTGCGCATATATGCTTTactttattgtatattttgttttttccatttatattgttttttatattttgttatttactcACTGTCAGTGAATAATTACTAAATACATGTAGACAACTGTTTATAATATTTCAACGGAATTTTCCCTTTGCCATTCCTGTGCAATGGTACAACCTGCAGTTACTAACAACATGGTGTATTAAAACCGAGCAACGCAGGATTTATTTAACGAGACATCCCTTGTGAAATCACCTAACGAGACACTTCTCCATTGCGGAATACTCACAGAGTATTCCACCCGCGAGAGATCGAtgtaggatgtgtgtgtatatatatataaaagagggcGCCGAACTAACAAGTCGAGTGTAAATATACCTCTCCGAAAAATTAGAAGAACCTTCAAGAGATCGATGTTATCAGAAGTGAATTTTGTCTGTAAAGCAAATATAAGTGAAAGTACGACAAGAcactgtatttgagaagaatatttttcGCTTTTGATGTAGTATATGCGACTAAAACATATTGCGCGAAGAACCGAACATATGTGCTAAAGCCACGTGTTTGAAAACCTCTGAAAAGCTACTTCCTGATATCGAGTCGCTCAAATATTAAATTCGCAAGCtgatcaaaacatgaaaacaaaccataaaatattgcATCTACGAACATCagaactctatttttttttcttttgtttacaaaatgcaaGTAAAGAATACGGGAGTATCGAAGAGCTgtcttttatatctttctttcttctaaaatAGAGTGAAGGTAAGTGTTCTCTCAACCAGaaggtaagaaaaaaaattatttattattattaataatcgaCGAACTTACGGTTCTAAGATCACCTAATAATCCATAGATATAATCGCGATTATAGATtacgctatttttatttttaaacgcgcgtctgtttgtatataaatacgtcCGTGATACAGTGTGTTTTCTTCTCTCAATCCTGACTATCTGTGTAACCTGCCttactctttctatctctttcttacaATTCTCCCCtccttatctgtctctctctccctcagaccCTCTATTCtactctcttatctctctctctccctctgtctttttctctctctccctctctctcttttactctctctccctctatctgccTCTCTTCTCTCCGTTACTTATCAGGTCAaacccctttctctcttttcctccttctgTCCCCTTACGTCATTCTCTACACAACCCTCCCTGTCCCTTTACTACATTCTCTTGCACCTCTATCCCgccccctctttccctctcccccttttCTTCCTACCTTTCCTCTCCCTGCTCCCTCTAAGGTTCACCctcttgtctctctttttctctctctgtctcctttctcCACGCCACCCTGTCTATCCCTTTACTTCACTCTCTGGTACCTCTATCccgccctctctctccctctccatttttGTCTCTGCCTTTCTTCTCTCTGCTCCCCCTAAGGTCCatccccttctttctcttctcctccatgtccctttatttttttctctaccaCACATCCAACCCGCTCACTCTCCCCCTGCTGACctgccattctttctctcttctttcaggtCAATCCCCTTGTCTCTCTCCCTATCCGCCCCCTGGCTGATCTGTCAccagcttttttcttttcttctcttctctcctctcagtTCAACcatcttatctttccttctctctctgttcctctattTCACTCTCACTGTATCTCAGGCGAAAATGTCAAGGAACTGGTCTGCGAGGGAGTTGCAATTGTTCGTCCGCGCCTGGAAGATTGCCGAGGTCGACTCGCCAAACAATATCATTGCAGCGGCGCTTAAGAGCAATGATTTCTCGAGGaccaccgcccagatagagcgaaaAAAACGAGAATTCCTCCGTTCAtacgctctaatcaggcaacaCATGGACACTCTGGACATCATCCTAGGAGGTGACTGCACCAGGGAAGACCAAAAGGATGGAGAACACATCCAGGACCCAACAAAAGACACAACCGAGAAACCTGCAACCAAGGGAAACAATGGCACATGTCCAGCTCCCaacacaactgaagaccaaagaggtgcgatggccgcaaAAAAGGAAAA includes the following:
- the LOC118766810 gene encoding uncharacterized protein LOC118766810, which encodes MQAKMSRNWSARELQLFVRAWKIAEVDSPNNIIAAALKSNDFSRTTAQIERKKREFLRSYALIRQHMDTLDIILGGDCTREDQKDGEHIQDPTKDTTEKPATKGNNGTCPAPNTTEDQRGAMAAKKENTLKSTENKR